From the genome of Mesorhizobium japonicum MAFF 303099, one region includes:
- a CDS encoding DMT family transporter: MADVAILETRERVLAGILLTGAAYLLFSTQDASIKLLVTGMTVWQIMFFRSITILSACAAIGGRQLFADTVRSPIVRPMLVRSAFTLAAWLCYYNAARSLQLAELTTVYYAAPIIVTVFSVFLLGEKVPMLRWLAVLIGFAGVFVACDPTHLGLSVPVLLVLAAALLWAIAIVLLRKTALAERSMIQLLLNNFYFLLFSAVPALLWWHTPDLAQLLLLASVGALGGLAQYLLFEGMKRMPASILAPLEYSSLLWAFALGFAIWGDVPRREVFLGAALIIAAGLLIVGGEHFRKRL; encoded by the coding sequence ATGGCCGATGTCGCCATTCTCGAAACACGCGAAAGGGTTCTCGCCGGCATCCTGCTGACCGGTGCTGCCTATCTCTTGTTTTCGACGCAGGACGCTTCGATCAAGCTGCTGGTCACCGGGATGACGGTCTGGCAGATCATGTTCTTCCGCAGCATCACCATCCTCAGCGCCTGCGCGGCGATCGGCGGGCGGCAACTGTTTGCCGACACGGTGCGCTCGCCGATCGTGCGGCCGATGTTGGTGCGCAGCGCCTTCACCCTTGCCGCCTGGCTCTGTTACTACAACGCCGCCCGCAGCCTGCAGCTCGCCGAACTGACCACGGTCTATTACGCGGCGCCGATCATCGTCACCGTGTTTTCGGTGTTCCTGCTCGGCGAAAAGGTGCCGATGTTGCGATGGCTGGCGGTTTTGATCGGTTTTGCCGGCGTCTTCGTCGCTTGCGACCCGACCCATCTCGGCCTGTCCGTGCCGGTGCTGCTGGTGCTGGCAGCCGCACTCTTGTGGGCCATCGCCATCGTGCTGCTGCGCAAGACAGCGCTTGCCGAGCGCTCGATGATCCAGCTTCTCCTCAACAATTTCTATTTCCTGCTGTTTTCGGCGGTGCCGGCGCTGTTGTGGTGGCATACGCCTGATCTGGCCCAGTTGCTGCTTCTCGCCAGCGTCGGCGCGCTTGGCGGCCTGGCGCAATACCTTCTCTTCGAAGGCATGAAGCGCATGCCGGCATCGATCCTCGCCCCTCTTGAATACAGTTCTCTGCTGTGGGCGTTCGCGCTCGGCTTCGCGATCTGGGGCGACGTGCCGCGCCGCGAGGTGTTCCTGGGTGCCGCCCTGATCATCGCCGCCGGGCTGCTGATCGTCGGCGGCGAGCATTTCCGCAAGCGGCTGTGA
- a CDS encoding OsmC family protein: protein MDATELKAMQAPLKQAYRDDASQALITLRAKGSIDDQSVACKVETGRAIAVAGLHPATGGSGLELCSGDMLLEALVACAGVTLKAVATALEFKLGAATVEAEGDLDFRGTLGVAKDVPVGFRAIRLNFTLDTDEPQERIDSLLKLTERYCVVFQTISQKPELTVSARR from the coding sequence ATGGACGCCACCGAACTGAAGGCCATGCAGGCGCCGCTGAAGCAGGCCTATCGCGACGACGCCTCGCAGGCGCTGATCACGCTGAGAGCGAAGGGCTCCATCGACGACCAGTCGGTGGCCTGCAAGGTGGAGACGGGCAGGGCGATCGCTGTCGCTGGTCTGCATCCGGCAACCGGCGGCTCAGGACTCGAGCTCTGCTCCGGCGACATGCTCCTGGAAGCACTGGTGGCTTGCGCCGGGGTGACGTTGAAGGCAGTGGCGACGGCGCTCGAGTTCAAGCTCGGCGCCGCCACGGTGGAAGCCGAAGGCGATCTCGATTTTCGCGGTACGCTCGGCGTCGCCAAGGACGTGCCGGTCGGTTTTCGTGCCATCCGGCTCAATTTCACTCTCGACACGGATGAACCGCAGGAGCGCATCGATTCACTGCTGAAGCTGACCGAGCGCTATTGCGTGGTGTTCCAGACCATCAGCCAGAAGCCGGAATTGACGGTGAGCGCACGGCGCTGA